Below is a genomic region from Bacteroidales bacterium.
TGGTCCAAGCCGTAGCATTATGGAAACACATTTCAAACGCTTTGGAGTTGAAAGTTCATACATAAATACTTCTGATTTAAACGAAATAGAAAAAGCTATAAAACCAAACACAAAGCTATTATACATTGAATCTCCCGCAAACCCAACAATGACAATTACCGACATAAAAAAAGCATCAGAAATTGCTCATAAACACAATGTAATAGTATGTGTTGACAACACTTTTTGCAGCCCTATTTTGCAAAAACCACTTGATTTAGGAGCTGATATAGTGCTTCATTCTCTTACAAAATATATTAACGGACACGCTGATATAGTTGGAGGAGCTATCATTGCGAAAACTGAAGAAATATACAAACGTCTTCGTTCTATTATGGTTGGTTTTGGCTGCAACATGGATCCACATCAAGCTTATTTAGTTATTAGAGGAGCTAAAACATTATCATTACGCGTTGAAAAAGCTCAGGAAAACGCTCAAAAAGTAGCTGAATTCCTTGAAAATCATCCAAAAGTATCAAAAGTAATGTACCCGGGATTAAAATCTCACCCACAATATGAATTGTCAAAGCAACAATCTAAAGGTCCTGGAAGCGTTATCAGCTTTGAATTAAAAGGCGGATATGAAGCTGGAGTAAAGCTAATGAATAATGTTAAATTCATCATGTTAGCTGTTTCGCTCGGTGGCGTTGAATCATTAATACAACATCCTGCATCAATGACACATTCCAGCGTATCAGCAGAAGGCAAAAAAACTGCGTTTATCACTGACGGCTTAGTTCGTTTTTCAGTTGGTATCGAAGATGTAGAAGATTTAATAAACGATTTAAAAAATGCTTTGGAAATGGTTTAAATGAAAAAACTACTTGCAATATTACTCCTTTTATTAAGCACTACCACCACTATACAAGCTCAAAAAGTTGCAGTTGTATTAAGTGGTGGTGGTTCAAAAGGTGCTGCACATGTAGGAGTACTTAAAGCTTTAGAAGAAAACCAAATCCCAATTGATTATATTACTGGAACGTCTATTGGCGCTATTGTTGGTGGACTATATGCAAACGGATGGTCGCCTAAAGAAATAGAAGATTTTATTTCTTCCAATAGTTTCACAGACTGGGCTAAAGGCAACATTGACGAACAATATGTGTATTTTTCAAAACAGCCAGAAGAAAATGCGTCGTGGGCATCTTTTCGCATTAATATTGACAGTATCTGGAATTTCGAATTGCCAACAAGTATAATTTCTCCCGGACAAATGGATTTTATTTTTATGGAGATTTTTTCTCAAGCAAATGCACTTTGCAAAGGAGATTTCGACTCTCTTTTTGTCCCTTTTAGATGTATCGGAGCTAATATTACAGATTCTCGTGCCGAAGTTTTCAGAAGTGGAAACCTAATCAAGTCCATTAGAGCGTCTATGACCTATCCTTTTTATTTCAAGCCCATTACAATAAAAGATAAATTGTATATGGATGGTGGAATGTATAATAATTTTCCAGCAGATGTTGCTTTCAATGACTTCAAACCAGATGTTATCATTGGTTCAAAAGTAGCTCGGGAAAATGCAGCTCCAAACCCAGACGATATATTTTCTCAATTAGAAAATATTTTCATGGCTGAAACATCGTATGAATTACCTTGCAAAAAAGGTGTTATTATTGAGCCACCAATACCAACTACAAATGTTATTGATTTTTCAAAAACATCAGAATTTGTAAAATTAGGATATGATGCTACTGTTGAAATAATACCAAAAATACGCGAATTTGTAACAGATAGCATTTCTATTGAAGAAGTTAATGAAAAGCGAACTAATTTTAATAATAAAAAAGCACCTTTGGTTTTCAATGATTATGATGTAACTGGATTAAATAAAAGTCAAAAAAAATATGTTTTAAATTATTTTCCACGAAAAGACACAGCAAATATTATAAAAGTTAGAAAAAGTTATTTAAGATTATTAACTGACCATGCTATAAAAAATATTTATCCAATGTCATCTTTTAACGATACTTCTGGATATTTTTCTCTTAATTTGGATGTTAAAAAAGAATCAAATATAGTTCTAAAGTTCGGAGGTTTAATTTCGTCAAATCCTATTAATGAGGCTTTTGCTGAAATAAATTACAAAAGTTTGCAGCGTGTTGCTATAACTACAAATGCCAATTTATATGCCGGCAGATTTTATAGTTCTGGACTTTTAGGCGTAAGGCTAGACCTCCCTAATCTTCCACAATACGCTTTATATAGTAGAGTTGTTCTAAGCCAATGGGATTATTTCCGAACAACATCTCATTTTTTTGAAGATAAAACGCCCAGCTACTTAGTTACAAACGACCATCATTTTGATTGTGGCATTATATTACCAGCCAAAAGCAAAGGCAAAATCACATTAAATGGAACTGCCATGATTGTTAACAATGAATATTTTCAAGAAAACTCTTTCAAACGCGAAGATATTCCAGATAAAACAAAATTTAGAGCTTGGAGCGTATGGGGCGAATGGGAAAGAAATACTCTTAATAAAAAGCAATATGCTAATAAAGGCACACTTTTGAAATTATCAGCTGGATTTGTATATGGAAAGGAAACTACTATACCGGGCACTACGTCAATTGCAACAGATACTTCACGCAACAAACATAAGTGGTTTTATTCCGAATTCACTTACGACAACTTTTTCTTAACTGTTAAAAAATTTAGATTAGGCTGGCATGTTAATATGTTTTACTCCAATCAAGCATTCTTTAGCAATTATACAGCTACTACATTATTTGCAAAAGCTTTTTCTCCTATGCCCGAAATGAACACAATGTTTATGCCTCAATACAGAGCACATGGCTATGGAAGCTTTGGATTAAAATCTATTTATAAAATTAAAGATTATTTAGATTTTAGGCTTGAAG
It encodes:
- a CDS encoding PLP-dependent transferase translates to MKDIKKLGLNSQLVHAGDFDDAFGSAVTPIYQTSTFVFRDAQQGANRFAGKEKGFIYSRIGNPTIEALENKLAILENGFGGIACGSGMGAVSTVYLAMLSQGDHVVSSAAVYGPSRSIMETHFKRFGVESSYINTSDLNEIEKAIKPNTKLLYIESPANPTMTITDIKKASEIAHKHNVIVCVDNTFCSPILQKPLDLGADIVLHSLTKYINGHADIVGGAIIAKTEEIYKRLRSIMVGFGCNMDPHQAYLVIRGAKTLSLRVEKAQENAQKVAEFLENHPKVSKVMYPGLKSHPQYELSKQQSKGPGSVISFELKGGYEAGVKLMNNVKFIMLAVSLGGVESLIQHPASMTHSSVSAEGKKTAFITDGLVRFSVGIEDVEDLINDLKNALEMV
- a CDS encoding patatin-like phospholipase family protein translates to MKKLLAILLLLLSTTTTIQAQKVAVVLSGGGSKGAAHVGVLKALEENQIPIDYITGTSIGAIVGGLYANGWSPKEIEDFISSNSFTDWAKGNIDEQYVYFSKQPEENASWASFRINIDSIWNFELPTSIISPGQMDFIFMEIFSQANALCKGDFDSLFVPFRCIGANITDSRAEVFRSGNLIKSIRASMTYPFYFKPITIKDKLYMDGGMYNNFPADVAFNDFKPDVIIGSKVARENAAPNPDDIFSQLENIFMAETSYELPCKKGVIIEPPIPTTNVIDFSKTSEFVKLGYDATVEIIPKIREFVTDSISIEEVNEKRTNFNNKKAPLVFNDYDVTGLNKSQKKYVLNYFPRKDTANIIKVRKSYLRLLTDHAIKNIYPMSSFNDTSGYFSLNLDVKKESNIVLKFGGLISSNPINEAFAEINYKSLQRVAITTNANLYAGRFYSSGLLGVRLDLPNLPQYALYSRVVLSQWDYFRTTSHFFEDKTPSYLVTNDHHFDCGIILPAKSKGKITLNGTAMIVNNEYFQENSFKREDIPDKTKFRAWSVWGEWERNTLNKKQYANKGTLLKLSAGFVYGKETTIPGTTSIATDTSRNKHKWFYSEFTYDNFFLTVKKFRLGWHVNMFYSNQAFFSNYTATTLFAKAFSPMPEMNTMFMPQYRAHGYGSFGLKSIYKIKDYLDFRLEAYLCQPIRDITRGPSDFFAQYGELFNSRYFVASSSIVFHSPIGPAALMLSYYDKHITPWMFSFYLGYTIFNPKALR